One Cucurbita pepo subsp. pepo cultivar mu-cu-16 chromosome LG07, ASM280686v2, whole genome shotgun sequence genomic region harbors:
- the LOC111798544 gene encoding receptor protein-tyrosine kinase CEPR1-like isoform X1 codes for MAFHSAFFLLLFLTSSISASSQASTATSTAPNQSQFFLLMQNTASGKFLTDWDLSKGKSFCNFTGIDCNDRGSVVRIDISGQPLSGGFPEDLCSYLPELRVLRLAHTGFQGRFPPGITNCSLLEELDMSFMNLNGTIPDLSQMKQLRLLDLSYNSFTGDFPMSVFDLVNLEVLNFNENYNLNLWKLPEKISRMKKLKSMVLTTCMLDGEIPRSIGNMTSLVDLELSGNFLKGEIPKEISLLKNLQQLELYYNELTGNIPEEFGNLTELVDVDMSVNLLTGELPESICKLPKLKVLQIYNNSLTGEIPSVLANSTTLTMLSLYDNFLTGQIPQKLGKYSPMVVVDLSENRLSGPLPLDICRGGELLYFLVLQNSLSGEIPASFAKCESILRFRVSFNQLVGEIPQELLALPHVSIIDVAHNHLTGSISSSISQARNLSELFLQRNRISGVIPPEISGATNLVKLDLSNNLLSGPVPFEIGNLKKLNLVMLQGNQLDSSIPSSLTSLKSLSVLDLSNNRFSGEIPESLSKLYPNSLNLSNNQLSGQIPLPFIKEGLADRFSGNPNLCIPPAYFISTEQKFRICSRFPFAKRLNFIWTIGIPLLIFITAAVLFIKRRITTRKASDIENKETLTSRFFDQNTILEAMAEKNIVGHGGSGTVYKIEIGKGEIVAVKRLWNRRAKHLVDKELKTEIETLKTVRHKNIAKLYNYFAALNCSLMVYEYIPNGNLWDALHKGWIHLDWPTRHRIAVGIAQGLAYLHHNFSPPVIHRDIKTTNILLDANYQPRIADFGIAKILQGGKDSTGSVIAGKTSGYLAPDYADSSTATTKCDVYSFGVVLMELITGKNPIEAEYGDNKNIAHWISNKIDTNEQILEILDKRLKGLFINEIIKALGIAIRCTKNNPELRPAMGEVVELLQEVDPCKYDQASKMSKK; via the exons ATGGCTTTTCACTCAGCTTTCTTCCTGCTTTTGTTCCTCACTTCCTCCATCTCTGCTTCTTCTCAAGCTTCTACTGCTACTTCTACTGCTCCCAATCAGTCCCAGTTCTTCCTTCTCATGCAAAACACTGCCTCAGGAAAGTTCCTCACTGATTGGGATctttccaaag GTAAATCCTTCTGCAACTTCACCGGAATCGACTGCAATGACCGAGGTAGCGTCGTTCGGATCGATATCTCCGGCCAGCCTCTCTCTGGTGGCTTCCCCGAAGATCTATGCTCTTACCTCCCAGAGCTACGAGTTCTTCGTCTCGCCCATACTGGTTTCCAGGGACGTTTTCCTCCAGGAATCACTAATTGTTCTCTCCTTGAAGAGCTTGACATGAGCTTCATGAATCTCAATGGAACAATCCCGGATTTGTCGCAAATGAAACAACTACGTCTGCTCGACTTATCGTACAATTCCTTCACTGGCGACTTTCCCATGTCGGTTTTCGACCTTGTGAATCTTGAGGTGCTGAATTTCAATGAGAATTATAATCTCAACTTATGGAAGTTGCCTGAGAAGATCTCCAGAATGAAGAAGCTGAAATCCATGGTGTTGACAACGTGTATGTTAGACGGGGAAATCCCGAGATCGATCGGGAACATGACGTCTCTTGTCGATCTCGAACTCAGTGGGAACTTTCTCAAGGGAGAGATCCCAAAAGAAATTTCCTTACTGAAGAACTTGCAACAGCTTGAACTCTATTACAATGAACTCACAGGAAACATACCAGAGGAGTTCGGAAATCTAACGGAGCTCGTCGACGTCGACATGTCGGTGAACCTTTTAACAGGAGAGCTACCAGAATCCATTTGCAAACTCCCAAAGCTTAAAGTTCTACAGATTTACAACAATAGTCTAACAGGAGAGATCCCAAGTGTACTAGCTAACTCAACAACACTAACTATGCTATCACTTTATGACAACTTTCTTACAGGACAGATTCCACAAAAGTTGGGGAAGTACTCACCAATGGTCGTCGTCGACTTGTCGGAAAATCGCCTGTCGGGGCCATTGCCATTGGATATATGCAGAGGAGGGGAATTGCTATACTTTCTTGTCCTGCAAAACAGCCTTTCTGGAGAAATCCCAGCAAGTTTCGCCAAATGCGAGTCGATTTTGAGGTTTCGGGTTAGTTTCAATCAGTTGGTAGGAGAAATTCCTCAAGAACTTTTGGCTCTCCCCCATGTTTCAATCATTGATGTTGCTCATAATCATCTCACTGGTTCCATTTCAAGTTCTATCTCACAGGCAAGAAACTTATCAGAGTTGTTCTTGCAAAGAAACAGGATTTCTGGAGTTATCCCGCCGGAGATTTCAGGAGCAACCAATCTGGTGAAGCTTGATCTCAGCAATAATCTTCTCT CCGGTCCGGTGCCGTTCGAGATCGGCAATCTGAAGAAGCTTAATCTGGTGATGTTACAAGGAAATCAGCTGGATTCATCGATCCCTAGTTCACTCACTTCATTGAAATCCCTCAGTGTTCTTGATCTCTCAAACAATCGTTTTTCCGGCGAAATCCCAGAAAGTTTGAGTAAATTGTACCCAAATTCTTTGAATCTTTCGAACAATCAACTTTCCGGTCAAATTCCTCTGCCTTTCATCAAAGAAGGATTAGCCGATAGATTTTCCGGCAATCCAAATCTATGCATTCCACCGGCGTATTTCATTTCAACGGAACAGAAATTCCGGATTTGCTCGCGTTTTCCCTTCGCAAAACGTCTGAATTTCATCTGGACAATCGGAATTCCATTGCTCATCTTCATCACCGCCGCCGTCCTGTTCATAAAACGCCGAATCACAACCAGAAAGGCCTCAGACATCGAGAACAAAGAAACCCTAACTTCGCGATTCTTCGACCAAAACACGATTCTAGAAGCCATGGCGGAAAAGAACATCGTCGGTCACGGTGGATCCGGAACCGTCTACAAAATCGAGATCGGAAAAGGAGAAATCGTCGCCGTGAAGAGACTATGGAATCGGAGAGCGAAACATCTCGTCGACAAGGAATTGAAAACagaaatcgaaaccctaaaaacCGTACGGCACAAGAACATCGCCAAACTCTACAACTACTTTGCGGCTCTAAATTGCAGCCTTATGGTTTACGAATATATACCAAACGGAAACCTATGGGACGCGCTTCATAAAGGGTGGATTCATCTCGATTGGCCCACGCGCCACCGCATCGCGGTGGGAATCGCCCAAGGCCTCGCTTATCTCCACCACAACTTCTCGCCGCCGGTAATCCACAGAGACATCAAAACCACAAACATTCTGCTCGACGCAAATTACCAACCCAGAATCGCAGATTTCGGCATAGCCAAAATCCTCCAAGGAGGCAAAGACTCAACCGGCTCTGTAATCGCCGGAAAAACCTCCGGCTACTTAGCTCCCG ATTATGCAGATTCATCAACGGCGACAACCAAATGCGATGTGTACAGTTTTGGGGTGGTTTTAATGGAGCTGATTACAGGGAAGAACCCGATTGAAGCCGAATATGGAGATAACAAGAACATTGCACACTGGATTTCGAACAAAATCGACACAAACGAACAAATTCTTGAGATTCTCGACAAGAGATTAAAAGGGTTGTTCATAAATGAGATAATTAAAGCATTGGGTATCGCAATTCGCTGTACTAAGAACAATCCAGAGCTCCGACCCGCCATGGGAGAGGTGGTTGAGCTTCTGCAAGAGGTGGATCCTTGCAAATATGATCAAGCTTCAAAGATGTCAAAAAAGTAG
- the LOC111798544 gene encoding receptor protein-tyrosine kinase CEPR1-like isoform X3, producing the protein MAFHSAFFLLLFLTSSISASSQASTATSTAPNQSQFFLLMQNTASGKFLTDWDLSKGKSFCNFTGIDCNDRGSVVRIDISGQPLSGGFPEDLCSYLPELRVLRLAHTGFQGRFPPGITNCSLLEELDMSFMNLNGTIPDLSQMKQLRLLDLSYNSFTGDFPMSVFDLVNLEVLNFNENYNLNLWKLPEKISRMKKLKSMVLTTCMLDGEIPRSIGNMTSLVDLELSGNFLKGEIPKEISLLKNLQQLELYYNELTGNIPEEFGNLTELVDVDMSVNLLTGELPESICKLPKLKVLQIYNNSLTGEIPSVLANSTTLTMLSLYDNFLTGQIPQKLGKYSPMVVVDLSENRLSGPLPLDICRGGELLYFLVLQNSLSGEIPASFAKCESILRFRVSFNQLVGEIPQELLALPHVSIIDVAHNHLTGSISSSISQARNLSELFLQRNRISGVIPPEISGATNLVKLDLSNNLLSGPVPFEIGNLKKLNLVMLQGNQLDSSIPSSLTSLKSLSVLDLSNNRFSGEIPESLSKLYPNSLNLSNNQLSGQIPLPFIKEGLADRFSGNPNLCIPPAYFISTEQKFRICSRFPFAKRLNFIWTIGIPLLIFITAAVLFIKRRITTRKASDIENKETLTSRFFDQNTILEAMAEKNIVGHGGSGTVYKIEIGKGEIVAVKRLWNRRAKHLVDKELKTEIETLKTVRHKNIAKLYNYFAALNCSLMVYEYIPNGNLWDALHKGWIHLDWPTRHRIAVGIAQGLAYLHHNFSPPVIHRDIKTTNILLDANYQPRIADFGIAKILQGGKDSTGSVIAGKTSGYLAPDSSTATTKCDVYSFGVVLMELITGKNPIEAEYGDNKNIAHWISNKIDTNEQILEILDKRLKGLFINEIIKALGIAIRCTKNNPELRPAMGEVVELLQEVDPCKYDQASKMSKK; encoded by the exons ATGGCTTTTCACTCAGCTTTCTTCCTGCTTTTGTTCCTCACTTCCTCCATCTCTGCTTCTTCTCAAGCTTCTACTGCTACTTCTACTGCTCCCAATCAGTCCCAGTTCTTCCTTCTCATGCAAAACACTGCCTCAGGAAAGTTCCTCACTGATTGGGATctttccaaag GTAAATCCTTCTGCAACTTCACCGGAATCGACTGCAATGACCGAGGTAGCGTCGTTCGGATCGATATCTCCGGCCAGCCTCTCTCTGGTGGCTTCCCCGAAGATCTATGCTCTTACCTCCCAGAGCTACGAGTTCTTCGTCTCGCCCATACTGGTTTCCAGGGACGTTTTCCTCCAGGAATCACTAATTGTTCTCTCCTTGAAGAGCTTGACATGAGCTTCATGAATCTCAATGGAACAATCCCGGATTTGTCGCAAATGAAACAACTACGTCTGCTCGACTTATCGTACAATTCCTTCACTGGCGACTTTCCCATGTCGGTTTTCGACCTTGTGAATCTTGAGGTGCTGAATTTCAATGAGAATTATAATCTCAACTTATGGAAGTTGCCTGAGAAGATCTCCAGAATGAAGAAGCTGAAATCCATGGTGTTGACAACGTGTATGTTAGACGGGGAAATCCCGAGATCGATCGGGAACATGACGTCTCTTGTCGATCTCGAACTCAGTGGGAACTTTCTCAAGGGAGAGATCCCAAAAGAAATTTCCTTACTGAAGAACTTGCAACAGCTTGAACTCTATTACAATGAACTCACAGGAAACATACCAGAGGAGTTCGGAAATCTAACGGAGCTCGTCGACGTCGACATGTCGGTGAACCTTTTAACAGGAGAGCTACCAGAATCCATTTGCAAACTCCCAAAGCTTAAAGTTCTACAGATTTACAACAATAGTCTAACAGGAGAGATCCCAAGTGTACTAGCTAACTCAACAACACTAACTATGCTATCACTTTATGACAACTTTCTTACAGGACAGATTCCACAAAAGTTGGGGAAGTACTCACCAATGGTCGTCGTCGACTTGTCGGAAAATCGCCTGTCGGGGCCATTGCCATTGGATATATGCAGAGGAGGGGAATTGCTATACTTTCTTGTCCTGCAAAACAGCCTTTCTGGAGAAATCCCAGCAAGTTTCGCCAAATGCGAGTCGATTTTGAGGTTTCGGGTTAGTTTCAATCAGTTGGTAGGAGAAATTCCTCAAGAACTTTTGGCTCTCCCCCATGTTTCAATCATTGATGTTGCTCATAATCATCTCACTGGTTCCATTTCAAGTTCTATCTCACAGGCAAGAAACTTATCAGAGTTGTTCTTGCAAAGAAACAGGATTTCTGGAGTTATCCCGCCGGAGATTTCAGGAGCAACCAATCTGGTGAAGCTTGATCTCAGCAATAATCTTCTCT CCGGTCCGGTGCCGTTCGAGATCGGCAATCTGAAGAAGCTTAATCTGGTGATGTTACAAGGAAATCAGCTGGATTCATCGATCCCTAGTTCACTCACTTCATTGAAATCCCTCAGTGTTCTTGATCTCTCAAACAATCGTTTTTCCGGCGAAATCCCAGAAAGTTTGAGTAAATTGTACCCAAATTCTTTGAATCTTTCGAACAATCAACTTTCCGGTCAAATTCCTCTGCCTTTCATCAAAGAAGGATTAGCCGATAGATTTTCCGGCAATCCAAATCTATGCATTCCACCGGCGTATTTCATTTCAACGGAACAGAAATTCCGGATTTGCTCGCGTTTTCCCTTCGCAAAACGTCTGAATTTCATCTGGACAATCGGAATTCCATTGCTCATCTTCATCACCGCCGCCGTCCTGTTCATAAAACGCCGAATCACAACCAGAAAGGCCTCAGACATCGAGAACAAAGAAACCCTAACTTCGCGATTCTTCGACCAAAACACGATTCTAGAAGCCATGGCGGAAAAGAACATCGTCGGTCACGGTGGATCCGGAACCGTCTACAAAATCGAGATCGGAAAAGGAGAAATCGTCGCCGTGAAGAGACTATGGAATCGGAGAGCGAAACATCTCGTCGACAAGGAATTGAAAACagaaatcgaaaccctaaaaacCGTACGGCACAAGAACATCGCCAAACTCTACAACTACTTTGCGGCTCTAAATTGCAGCCTTATGGTTTACGAATATATACCAAACGGAAACCTATGGGACGCGCTTCATAAAGGGTGGATTCATCTCGATTGGCCCACGCGCCACCGCATCGCGGTGGGAATCGCCCAAGGCCTCGCTTATCTCCACCACAACTTCTCGCCGCCGGTAATCCACAGAGACATCAAAACCACAAACATTCTGCTCGACGCAAATTACCAACCCAGAATCGCAGATTTCGGCATAGCCAAAATCCTCCAAGGAGGCAAAGACTCAACCGGCTCTGTAATCGCCGGAAAAACCTCCGGCTACTTAGCTCCCG ATTCATCAACGGCGACAACCAAATGCGATGTGTACAGTTTTGGGGTGGTTTTAATGGAGCTGATTACAGGGAAGAACCCGATTGAAGCCGAATATGGAGATAACAAGAACATTGCACACTGGATTTCGAACAAAATCGACACAAACGAACAAATTCTTGAGATTCTCGACAAGAGATTAAAAGGGTTGTTCATAAATGAGATAATTAAAGCATTGGGTATCGCAATTCGCTGTACTAAGAACAATCCAGAGCTCCGACCCGCCATGGGAGAGGTGGTTGAGCTTCTGCAAGAGGTGGATCCTTGCAAATATGATCAAGCTTCAAAGATGTCAAAAAAGTAG
- the LOC111798544 gene encoding receptor protein-tyrosine kinase CEPR1-like isoform X2: MAFHSAFFLLLFLTSSISASSQASTATSTAPNQSQFFLLMQNTASGKFLTDWDLSRGKSFCNFTGIDCNDRGSVVRIDISGQPLSGGFPEDLCSYLPELRVLRLAHTGFQGRFPPGITNCSLLEELDMSFMNLNGTIPDLSQMKQLRLLDLSYNSFTGDFPMSVFDLVNLEVLNFNENYNLNLWKLPEKISRMKKLKSMVLTTCMLDGEIPRSIGNMTSLVDLELSGNFLKGEIPKEISLLKNLQQLELYYNELTGNIPEEFGNLTELVDVDMSVNLLTGELPESICKLPKLKVLQIYNNSLTGEIPSVLANSTTLTMLSLYDNFLTGQIPQKLGKYSPMVVVDLSENRLSGPLPLDICRGGELLYFLVLQNSLSGEIPASFAKCESILRFRVSFNQLVGEIPQELLALPHVSIIDVAHNHLTGSISSSISQARNLSELFLQRNRISGVIPPEISGATNLVKLDLSNNLLSGPVPFEIGNLKKLNLVMLQGNQLDSSIPSSLTSLKSLSVLDLSNNRFSGEIPESLSKLYPNSLNLSNNQLSGQIPLPFIKEGLADRFSGNPNLCIPPAYFISTEQKFRICSRFPFAKRLNFIWTIGIPLLIFITAAVLFIKRRITTRKASDIENKETLTSRFFDQNTILEAMAEKNIVGHGGSGTVYKIEIGKGEIVAVKRLWNRRAKHLVDKELKTEIETLKTVRHKNIAKLYNYFAALNCSLMVYEYIPNGNLWDALHKGWIHLDWPTRHRIAVGIAQGLAYLHHNFSPPVIHRDIKTTNILLDANYQPRIADFGIAKILQGGKDSTGSVIAGKTSGYLAPDYADSSTATTKCDVYSFGVVLMELITGKNPIEAEYGDNKNIAHWISNKIDTNEQILEILDKRLKGLFINEIIKALGIAIRCTKNNPELRPAMGEVVELLQEVDPCKYDQASKMSKK, encoded by the exons ATGGCTTTTCACTCAGCTTTCTTCCTGCTTTTGTTCCTCACTTCCTCCATCTCTGCTTCTTCTCAAGCTTCTACTGCTACTTCTACTGCTCCCAATCAGTCCCAGTTCTTCCTTCTCATGCAAAACACTGCCTCAGGAAAGTTCCTCACTGATTGGGATcttt CAAGAGGTAAATCCTTCTGCAACTTCACCGGAATCGACTGCAATGACCGAGGTAGCGTCGTTCGGATCGATATCTCCGGCCAGCCTCTCTCTGGTGGCTTCCCCGAAGATCTATGCTCTTACCTCCCAGAGCTACGAGTTCTTCGTCTCGCCCATACTGGTTTCCAGGGACGTTTTCCTCCAGGAATCACTAATTGTTCTCTCCTTGAAGAGCTTGACATGAGCTTCATGAATCTCAATGGAACAATCCCGGATTTGTCGCAAATGAAACAACTACGTCTGCTCGACTTATCGTACAATTCCTTCACTGGCGACTTTCCCATGTCGGTTTTCGACCTTGTGAATCTTGAGGTGCTGAATTTCAATGAGAATTATAATCTCAACTTATGGAAGTTGCCTGAGAAGATCTCCAGAATGAAGAAGCTGAAATCCATGGTGTTGACAACGTGTATGTTAGACGGGGAAATCCCGAGATCGATCGGGAACATGACGTCTCTTGTCGATCTCGAACTCAGTGGGAACTTTCTCAAGGGAGAGATCCCAAAAGAAATTTCCTTACTGAAGAACTTGCAACAGCTTGAACTCTATTACAATGAACTCACAGGAAACATACCAGAGGAGTTCGGAAATCTAACGGAGCTCGTCGACGTCGACATGTCGGTGAACCTTTTAACAGGAGAGCTACCAGAATCCATTTGCAAACTCCCAAAGCTTAAAGTTCTACAGATTTACAACAATAGTCTAACAGGAGAGATCCCAAGTGTACTAGCTAACTCAACAACACTAACTATGCTATCACTTTATGACAACTTTCTTACAGGACAGATTCCACAAAAGTTGGGGAAGTACTCACCAATGGTCGTCGTCGACTTGTCGGAAAATCGCCTGTCGGGGCCATTGCCATTGGATATATGCAGAGGAGGGGAATTGCTATACTTTCTTGTCCTGCAAAACAGCCTTTCTGGAGAAATCCCAGCAAGTTTCGCCAAATGCGAGTCGATTTTGAGGTTTCGGGTTAGTTTCAATCAGTTGGTAGGAGAAATTCCTCAAGAACTTTTGGCTCTCCCCCATGTTTCAATCATTGATGTTGCTCATAATCATCTCACTGGTTCCATTTCAAGTTCTATCTCACAGGCAAGAAACTTATCAGAGTTGTTCTTGCAAAGAAACAGGATTTCTGGAGTTATCCCGCCGGAGATTTCAGGAGCAACCAATCTGGTGAAGCTTGATCTCAGCAATAATCTTCTCT CCGGTCCGGTGCCGTTCGAGATCGGCAATCTGAAGAAGCTTAATCTGGTGATGTTACAAGGAAATCAGCTGGATTCATCGATCCCTAGTTCACTCACTTCATTGAAATCCCTCAGTGTTCTTGATCTCTCAAACAATCGTTTTTCCGGCGAAATCCCAGAAAGTTTGAGTAAATTGTACCCAAATTCTTTGAATCTTTCGAACAATCAACTTTCCGGTCAAATTCCTCTGCCTTTCATCAAAGAAGGATTAGCCGATAGATTTTCCGGCAATCCAAATCTATGCATTCCACCGGCGTATTTCATTTCAACGGAACAGAAATTCCGGATTTGCTCGCGTTTTCCCTTCGCAAAACGTCTGAATTTCATCTGGACAATCGGAATTCCATTGCTCATCTTCATCACCGCCGCCGTCCTGTTCATAAAACGCCGAATCACAACCAGAAAGGCCTCAGACATCGAGAACAAAGAAACCCTAACTTCGCGATTCTTCGACCAAAACACGATTCTAGAAGCCATGGCGGAAAAGAACATCGTCGGTCACGGTGGATCCGGAACCGTCTACAAAATCGAGATCGGAAAAGGAGAAATCGTCGCCGTGAAGAGACTATGGAATCGGAGAGCGAAACATCTCGTCGACAAGGAATTGAAAACagaaatcgaaaccctaaaaacCGTACGGCACAAGAACATCGCCAAACTCTACAACTACTTTGCGGCTCTAAATTGCAGCCTTATGGTTTACGAATATATACCAAACGGAAACCTATGGGACGCGCTTCATAAAGGGTGGATTCATCTCGATTGGCCCACGCGCCACCGCATCGCGGTGGGAATCGCCCAAGGCCTCGCTTATCTCCACCACAACTTCTCGCCGCCGGTAATCCACAGAGACATCAAAACCACAAACATTCTGCTCGACGCAAATTACCAACCCAGAATCGCAGATTTCGGCATAGCCAAAATCCTCCAAGGAGGCAAAGACTCAACCGGCTCTGTAATCGCCGGAAAAACCTCCGGCTACTTAGCTCCCG ATTATGCAGATTCATCAACGGCGACAACCAAATGCGATGTGTACAGTTTTGGGGTGGTTTTAATGGAGCTGATTACAGGGAAGAACCCGATTGAAGCCGAATATGGAGATAACAAGAACATTGCACACTGGATTTCGAACAAAATCGACACAAACGAACAAATTCTTGAGATTCTCGACAAGAGATTAAAAGGGTTGTTCATAAATGAGATAATTAAAGCATTGGGTATCGCAATTCGCTGTACTAAGAACAATCCAGAGCTCCGACCCGCCATGGGAGAGGTGGTTGAGCTTCTGCAAGAGGTGGATCCTTGCAAATATGATCAAGCTTCAAAGATGTCAAAAAAGTAG